A genomic stretch from Sulfurimonas sediminis includes:
- a CDS encoding AAA family ATPase codes for MIERFYLKEYLSFKEAELDLQPGLVVFTGPSGSGKSILMESILASVGGASCDASICESSVTWQIDEDNVGISNDDINVFKHIKKEKSRYFINNQSLSKKSISKVASAYLRHLSLKDFSDFKNENLLEILDNRVGAKSQKITKLKEKYKETFLEYQEVKKALHVIAQEEKKIVELKEFAAYEIKKIEDINPTVGEDEDLLQIKKELSKKEKVLGSIESANEIFNYEHLVSSALEALDEQSGFFDDAMNELRSVLESAQERFSALDDVDVEEVLNRIEALSGLKRRYGSIEEALEYKRQKELELKKYENIEVAKNDLHVRVEKLSAEVKELADTLSDFRTKALPAFVKDLNSYLNSLYLRDAKIHMSRVDYDLYGQDKLEIELNETELSKISTGEFNRLRLAVLALKSEFMSGNGGVLMLDEIDANLSGEESMSVAKVLKKLSKHFQIFVISHQPQLTSMGDQHFLVYKDGKISKTKELNMDERVNEIARIISGETVSSEAKKFARELLEANKCVS; via the coding sequence GAGATTTTATTTAAAAGAGTACCTTAGTTTTAAAGAAGCAGAACTTGATTTGCAGCCTGGACTGGTTGTGTTTACCGGTCCAAGTGGGAGTGGGAAGTCTATACTTATGGAGTCCATTCTAGCTTCTGTAGGTGGGGCTTCTTGTGATGCAAGTATTTGTGAGAGTAGTGTGACCTGGCAGATAGATGAGGACAATGTGGGAATTTCAAATGATGATATCAATGTTTTTAAGCACATTAAAAAAGAAAAGTCCCGCTATTTTATAAACAATCAGTCTCTTTCAAAAAAGTCTATTTCCAAGGTTGCTTCAGCGTATTTGCGGCATTTGAGTTTAAAAGATTTCAGTGATTTTAAAAATGAAAATCTGCTTGAAATTTTAGACAACAGGGTAGGGGCAAAGTCTCAAAAAATCACAAAGCTAAAAGAGAAGTATAAAGAAACATTTTTAGAGTATCAAGAGGTAAAAAAGGCTTTACATGTAATAGCACAGGAGGAGAAAAAAATAGTTGAACTTAAAGAGTTCGCAGCGTATGAGATAAAGAAAATAGAAGATATAAACCCAACTGTCGGTGAAGATGAAGATCTTTTACAGATAAAAAAAGAGCTTTCAAAAAAAGAGAAAGTTTTAGGCAGTATAGAGTCTGCAAATGAGATTTTCAATTATGAGCATTTGGTCTCATCTGCTTTGGAAGCACTGGATGAGCAGAGTGGTTTTTTTGATGATGCCATGAATGAGTTGCGAAGTGTTTTGGAGAGTGCACAGGAGCGTTTTTCTGCACTAGATGATGTTGATGTTGAAGAGGTGCTCAATCGCATAGAAGCGCTCAGTGGTCTTAAACGAAGGTATGGAAGTATAGAAGAGGCATTGGAGTACAAAAGACAAAAAGAATTAGAACTCAAAAAGTATGAAAACATAGAAGTGGCAAAAAATGACTTACATGTAAGGGTTGAAAAACTCTCTGCAGAGGTGAAAGAACTTGCCGATACACTCAGTGATTTTCGCACCAAGGCTTTGCCTGCATTTGTTAAAGATTTGAACAGTTACTTAAACAGTTTGTATTTAAGAGATGCAAAAATTCACATGAGTAGAGTCGATTATGATTTATATGGGCAAGACAAACTTGAAATAGAGCTAAATGAAACAGAACTCTCCAAGATAAGTACAGGAGAATTTAACCGTCTTCGTTTGGCGGTTTTAGCCTTAAAGTCGGAGTTTATGAGCGGAAACGGTGGGGTTTTGATGCTTGATGAGATAGATGCAAACTTAAGCGGTGAAGAGTCTATGAGTGTGGCAAAAGTGCTGAAAAAACTCTCAAAACATTTTCAGATATTTGTGATTTCTCATCAGCCACAACTGACTTCTATGGGTGATCAGCACTTTTTGGTTTATAAAGATGGTAAAATATCAAAAACAAAAGAGCTGAACATGGACGAACGGGTAAATGAAATAGCCAGAATTATCAGTGGAGAAACTGTTTCGAGTGAAGCCAAAAAGTTTGCAAGAGAGCTGTTGGAAGCCAATAAA